The following proteins are co-located in the Ictalurus punctatus breed USDA103 chromosome 14, Coco_2.0, whole genome shotgun sequence genome:
- the si:dkey-82f1.1 gene encoding DENN domain-containing protein 2A isoform X1, translated as MPAASIMTGGRALLLCTNTENCIYQSVNGLQCCGLRLEGAQSVVSNKSDLSRVVDTQSPLTSLDNTDCFSGNIDMFAHKGPSDTYPVENGLGGCNKPTKTPVGIKSTASIRDKISQWEGKTDSAGPNPPTIIQKETESVRKKDIKSTEVQRRDSKRGFSCDRQDIGKENGNKIGESRKSTEACTRERDVILDKMSAGKTDIVQDKKSVLTHIKKLEQAMKETPTKPCLPGNYFCPPSKDKPDETEKKPAEPIFGTVEVVRSGSRRGRNRDPENVYTEPGAPSINPLPKPQRTFQHHTQTNNCGLPQGSAKGKRNLPPLPSLPPPPLPSCPPPPGVCQRPWQEHTRDSNNRKSYEFEDLLQSSTEGCRVDWYAQSKLGLTHTLSEENVYEDILDPPSKENPYEDIELESRGAGNKYPVLTSPSSPTLDTPTKLSSKPGFFRQSSERRSFKLLDLRKTNRDGGIASPSRISPPSTPSSPDDTPCLSGDPYNRRRRKIPKMVLKINGIFEARRGKKKMKRVSPSTESSSGRGVLTDENSESESDTEEKLKAHSQRLVSVQSMLKQTGRYRTLERDLMDLQERKLFEYFLVVALHKTKAGAPYLPEVTQQFPLKLERSFKFMREAEDQLKVIPQFCFPDAKDWAPVDNFPSETFSFVLTGEDGSRRFGYCRRLLPSGKGRRLPEVYCVVSRLGCFDLFSKMLDEVEKRRAISPALVQPFMRAIMEAPFPAPGRTITVKNFLPGSGTEVIELCRPSDSRLEHVDFECLFSSLSLRLLLRVFASLLLERRVIFTADKLSTLSLCCHAVVALLYPFTWQHTYIPVLPPAMMDIVCTPTPFIVGLLSSSLPRLKDLPLEEVLVVDLGNSRFLRQMDDEDSILPHKLQTALEYVLEKRKELASDRGELPTEHCSLSAVVSEAFVRFFVEIVGHYSLFMGGNERDEESSASSSSPTPLSFQRDAFRKAMSSKSLRRFLEVFMETQMFTAFIQEREMRRQGLRGLFEVRAQDYLDSLPGAENRGVNKFLKGLGHKMKFLSKK; from the exons ATGCCAGCTGCTAGCATCATGACTGGTGGAAGAGCGCTGCTGCTCTGTACGAACACAGAGAACTGCATCTACCAGTCAGTCAACGG GCTCCAGTGCTGTGGCTTGCGGCTTGAAGGCGCTCAATCTGTGGTGTCAAATAAGTCGGACCTGTCCAGGGTTGTGGACACACAGTCCCCCCTAACATCCCTGGACAACACTGACTGCTTCTCTGGGAACATCGACATGTTCGCCCACAAGGGACCGAGTGACACTTATCCTGTTGAAAATGGCCTGGGGGGCTGCAACAAGCCCACAAAAACTCCTGTGGGAATCAAAAGCACTGCCAGCATTAGGGACAAAATATCCCAATGGGAGGGCAAAACAGATAGTGCTGGACCAAACCCACCGACTATCATCCAGAAAGAGACGGAAAGTGTGAGGAAGAAGGATATAAAATCTACAGAGGTACAAAGAAGAGACAGTAAAAGAGGTTTTAGCTGTGACAGACAGGACATTGGCAAAGAGAATGGAAATAAGATTGGAGAATCCAGGAAAAGTACAGAAGCATGTACAAGGGAAAGAGATGTGATATTGGACAAAATGTCTGCGGGGAAAACTGACATTGTCCAAGACAAGAAATCTGTTTTGACACACATTAAGAAACTTGAGCAGGCCATGAAGGAGACACCTACTAAGCCATGCTTGCCTGGCAACTATTTCTGCCCACCTTCTAAAGACAAGCCAGACGAAACGGAGAAAAAGCCTGCAGAACCCATCTTTGGGACTGTGGAAGTGGTGAGGTCTGGGAGTCGCCGTGGTCGAAACAGAGATCCTGAGAATGTGTACACTGAGCCTGGGGCGCCGTCCATTAACCCTCTGCCCAAACCTCAACGTACCTTTCAGCACCACACTCAAACAAACAATTGTGGACTTCCCCAAGGTTCAGCAAAGGGGAAGCGGAATCTACCCCCTTTGCCCTCGTTACCTCCTCCACCACTTCCCTCCTGCCCTCCACCACCTGGGGTGTGTCAGAGGCCTTGGCAGGAACACACTCGAGACAGTAATAACAG GAAGTCATATGAGTTTGAGGATTTGTTGCAGTCGTCCACTGAGGGCTGTCGAGTGGATTGGTACGCTCAGTCCAAGctgggtctcacacacactttatctgAGGAGAATGTCTATGAAGACATCTTAG ATCCTCCATCTAAAGAAAACCCTTATGAAGACATAGAATTGGAAAGCCGCGGTGCTGGAAACAAATATCCTGTTCTAACGTCACCGTCTTCGCCCACTCTCGACACTCCTACTAAg CTCTCCTCTAAGCCTGGCTTCTTCAGGCAGAGTTCAGAACGGCGGAGCTTCAAACTATTAGATCTGCGCAAGACAAACAGAGATGGGGGCATTGCGTCACCCTCAAGGATAAGCCCACCTTCAACCCCCAGCAGCCCTGATGATACACCGTGCCTCTCAGGAGACCCCTATAACCGCAGACGAAGGAAAATCCCCAAG ATggtgctgaaaataaatggcaTCTTTGAGGCCCGGAgagggaagaagaaaatgaagcgGGTCTCTCCGTCGACTGAATCCAGCTCAGGGCGAGGTGTAT TAACAGATGAAAACAGTGAATCAGAGAGTGACAcagaagaaaagctgaaag CTCACAGCCAGAGGTTGGTGTCGGTGCAGTCCATGTTAAAACAGACGGGCCGGTATCGCACGCTGGAGAGAGATTTGATGGACCTACAGGAGAGGAAACTGTTTGAATACTTCTTGGTAGTGGCTCTACATAAAACCAAAGCAGGAGCACCTTATTTGCCTGAAGTCACCCAGCAGTTCCCACTTAAG CTGGAGAGGAGTTTCAAGTTCATGCGAGAGGCTGAAGATCAGCTGAAGGTCATTCCTCAGTTCTGCTTTCCTGATGCCAAAGACTGGGCCCCTGTGGACAATTTCCCCAG TGAAACTTTCTCATTTGTCTTGACGGGGGAGGATGGGAGCAGAAGATTCGGCTACTGTCGACGTTTACTG CCTTCTGGGAAGGGGAGGCGTTTGCCTGAGGTCTACTGCGTAGTGAGTCGACTGGGATGTTTCGACCTCTTCTCAAAG ATGTTGGATGAGGTCGAGAAACGGAGAGCGATTTCCCCTGCTCTGGTGCAGCCCTTCATGAGGGCCATCATGGAGGCTCCATTCCCCGCCCCAGGCAGAACCATTACTGTGAAGAACTTCCTGCCAGGCTCAGGAACCGAG gTAATAGAGCTGTGTCGCCCCTCTGATTCACGGCTGGAGCATGTGGATTTCGAGTGTCTTTTCTCCTCTTTGAGTCTGCGTCTCCTCCTAAGAGTCTTTGCCTCACTGCTGCTGGAGCGGAGAGTGATCTTCACAGCAGACAAGCTCAg cACACTGTCTCTGTGTTGTCATGCAGTGGTGGCCCTGCTCTATCCCTTCACGTGGCAGCACACATACATCCCCGTGTTGCCCCCTGCTATGATGGACATTGTTTGCACTCCGACTCCTTTCATTGTGGGCCTGCTGTCCAGCTCCCTGCCTCGACTCAAGGACCTCCCCCTAGAGGAG GTCCTGGTGGTGGACCTTGGCAATAGCCGTTTCCTACGACAG atgGATGATGAAGACTCCATTCTGCCTCACAAACTGCAGACTGCTCTCGAGTATGTTCTGGAGAAGAGGAAAGAGTTGGCCTCTGACAGAGGAGAGCTTCCAACTG AACACTGCTCTCTGAGCGCCGTGGTGTCCGAGGCTTTTGTCCGCTTCTTTGTGGAAATAGTCGGACACTACTCGCTCTTCATGGGGGGCAACGAACGTGATGAAGAGTCCTCGGCGTCTTCCTCCTCCCCCACGCCTTTATCCTTTCAACGCGACGCCTTCCGCAAGGCTATGTCCTCGAAGAGTCTGCGCCGCTTCCTGGAGGTCTTCATGGAGACGCAGATGTTCACCGCTTTTATTCAGGAGAGGGAGATGCGCAGGCAGGGACTGAGAG GCTTGTTTGAGGTTAGGGCTCAAGATTACCTGGACTCACTGCCTGGAGCTGAGAATCGAGGGGTCAATAAGTTTCTCAAAGGTCTAG GACACAAAATGAAATTCCTTTCCAAAAAGTGA
- the si:dkey-82f1.1 gene encoding DENN domain-containing protein 2A isoform X2 → MPAASIMTGGRALLLCTNTENCIYQSVNGLQCCGLRLEGAQSVVSNKSDLSRVVDTQSPLTSLDNTDCFSGNIDMFAHKGPSDTYPVENGLGGCNKPTKTPVGIKSTASIRDKISQWEGKTDSAGPNPPTIIQKETESVRKKDIKSTEVQRRDSKRGFSCDRQDIGKENGNKIGESRKSTEACTRERDVILDKMSAGKTDIVQDKKSVLTHIKKLEQAMKETPTKPCLPGNYFCPPSKDKPDETEKKPAEPIFGTVEVVRSGSRRGRNRDPENVYTEPGAPSINPLPKPQRTFQHHTQTNNCGLPQGSAKGKRNLPPLPSLPPPPLPSCPPPPGVCQRPWQEHTRDSNNRKSYEFEDLLQSSTEGCRVDWYAQSKLGLTHTLSEENVYEDILDPPSKENPYEDIELESRGAGNKYPVLTSPSSPTLDTPTKLSSKPGFFRQSSERRSFKLLDLRKTNRDGGIASPSRISPPSTPSSPDDTPCLSGDPYNRRRRKIPKMVLKINGIFEARRGKKKMKRVSPSTESSSGRGVLTDENSESESDTEEKLKAHSQRLVSVQSMLKQTGRYRTLERDLMDLQERKLFEYFLVVALHKTKAGAPYLPEVTQQFPLKLERSFKFMREAEDQLKVIPQFCFPDAKDWAPVDNFPSETFSFVLTGEDGSRRFGYCRRLLPSGKGRRLPEVYCVVSRLGCFDLFSKMLDEVEKRRAISPALVQPFMRAIMEAPFPAPGRTITVKNFLPGSGTEVIELCRPSDSRLEHVDFECLFSSLSLRLLLRVFASLLLERRVIFTADKLRSQSLEEEWRGTESKLLEVQSEVSTVSDDLRCHVICWFWSTVFSRVESRCSVYQEILENFTLPSADELYGDADFLFQQDLAPAHSAKTISNWFTDRGITVLDWPADSPDLNPIEDL, encoded by the exons ATGCCAGCTGCTAGCATCATGACTGGTGGAAGAGCGCTGCTGCTCTGTACGAACACAGAGAACTGCATCTACCAGTCAGTCAACGG GCTCCAGTGCTGTGGCTTGCGGCTTGAAGGCGCTCAATCTGTGGTGTCAAATAAGTCGGACCTGTCCAGGGTTGTGGACACACAGTCCCCCCTAACATCCCTGGACAACACTGACTGCTTCTCTGGGAACATCGACATGTTCGCCCACAAGGGACCGAGTGACACTTATCCTGTTGAAAATGGCCTGGGGGGCTGCAACAAGCCCACAAAAACTCCTGTGGGAATCAAAAGCACTGCCAGCATTAGGGACAAAATATCCCAATGGGAGGGCAAAACAGATAGTGCTGGACCAAACCCACCGACTATCATCCAGAAAGAGACGGAAAGTGTGAGGAAGAAGGATATAAAATCTACAGAGGTACAAAGAAGAGACAGTAAAAGAGGTTTTAGCTGTGACAGACAGGACATTGGCAAAGAGAATGGAAATAAGATTGGAGAATCCAGGAAAAGTACAGAAGCATGTACAAGGGAAAGAGATGTGATATTGGACAAAATGTCTGCGGGGAAAACTGACATTGTCCAAGACAAGAAATCTGTTTTGACACACATTAAGAAACTTGAGCAGGCCATGAAGGAGACACCTACTAAGCCATGCTTGCCTGGCAACTATTTCTGCCCACCTTCTAAAGACAAGCCAGACGAAACGGAGAAAAAGCCTGCAGAACCCATCTTTGGGACTGTGGAAGTGGTGAGGTCTGGGAGTCGCCGTGGTCGAAACAGAGATCCTGAGAATGTGTACACTGAGCCTGGGGCGCCGTCCATTAACCCTCTGCCCAAACCTCAACGTACCTTTCAGCACCACACTCAAACAAACAATTGTGGACTTCCCCAAGGTTCAGCAAAGGGGAAGCGGAATCTACCCCCTTTGCCCTCGTTACCTCCTCCACCACTTCCCTCCTGCCCTCCACCACCTGGGGTGTGTCAGAGGCCTTGGCAGGAACACACTCGAGACAGTAATAACAG GAAGTCATATGAGTTTGAGGATTTGTTGCAGTCGTCCACTGAGGGCTGTCGAGTGGATTGGTACGCTCAGTCCAAGctgggtctcacacacactttatctgAGGAGAATGTCTATGAAGACATCTTAG ATCCTCCATCTAAAGAAAACCCTTATGAAGACATAGAATTGGAAAGCCGCGGTGCTGGAAACAAATATCCTGTTCTAACGTCACCGTCTTCGCCCACTCTCGACACTCCTACTAAg CTCTCCTCTAAGCCTGGCTTCTTCAGGCAGAGTTCAGAACGGCGGAGCTTCAAACTATTAGATCTGCGCAAGACAAACAGAGATGGGGGCATTGCGTCACCCTCAAGGATAAGCCCACCTTCAACCCCCAGCAGCCCTGATGATACACCGTGCCTCTCAGGAGACCCCTATAACCGCAGACGAAGGAAAATCCCCAAG ATggtgctgaaaataaatggcaTCTTTGAGGCCCGGAgagggaagaagaaaatgaagcgGGTCTCTCCGTCGACTGAATCCAGCTCAGGGCGAGGTGTAT TAACAGATGAAAACAGTGAATCAGAGAGTGACAcagaagaaaagctgaaag CTCACAGCCAGAGGTTGGTGTCGGTGCAGTCCATGTTAAAACAGACGGGCCGGTATCGCACGCTGGAGAGAGATTTGATGGACCTACAGGAGAGGAAACTGTTTGAATACTTCTTGGTAGTGGCTCTACATAAAACCAAAGCAGGAGCACCTTATTTGCCTGAAGTCACCCAGCAGTTCCCACTTAAG CTGGAGAGGAGTTTCAAGTTCATGCGAGAGGCTGAAGATCAGCTGAAGGTCATTCCTCAGTTCTGCTTTCCTGATGCCAAAGACTGGGCCCCTGTGGACAATTTCCCCAG TGAAACTTTCTCATTTGTCTTGACGGGGGAGGATGGGAGCAGAAGATTCGGCTACTGTCGACGTTTACTG CCTTCTGGGAAGGGGAGGCGTTTGCCTGAGGTCTACTGCGTAGTGAGTCGACTGGGATGTTTCGACCTCTTCTCAAAG ATGTTGGATGAGGTCGAGAAACGGAGAGCGATTTCCCCTGCTCTGGTGCAGCCCTTCATGAGGGCCATCATGGAGGCTCCATTCCCCGCCCCAGGCAGAACCATTACTGTGAAGAACTTCCTGCCAGGCTCAGGAACCGAG gTAATAGAGCTGTGTCGCCCCTCTGATTCACGGCTGGAGCATGTGGATTTCGAGTGTCTTTTCTCCTCTTTGAGTCTGCGTCTCCTCCTAAGAGTCTTTGCCTCACTGCTGCTGGAGCGGAGAGTGATCTTCACAGCAGACAAGCTCAg gtcccagagtctggaggaagagtggagaggaacagaatccaagttgcttgaagtccagagtgaagtttccacagtcagtgatgatttgaggtgccatgtcatctgctggttttggtccactgtgttttctcgagtcgagagtcgatgcagcgtctaccaggagatctTAGAGAACTTCacgcttccatctgctgacgagctttatggagatgctgatttccttttccagcaggacttggcacctgcccacagtgctaAAACtattagtaactggtttactgaccgtggtattactgtgcttgattggccagccgactcgcctgacctgaaccccatagaggatctatga